From a region of the Dictyostelium discoideum AX4 chromosome 2 chromosome, whole genome shotgun sequence genome:
- a CDS encoding hypothetical protein (Similar to Mus musculus (Mouse). DnaJ homolog subfamily B member 5 (Heat shock protein Hsp40-3) (Heat shock protein cognate 40) (Hsc40)), with protein sequence MKFDTTKYYLLLELPVDCSQDDIKRSYRALALRYHPDRNPDPTAAEAFKEIAEAYEVLSDPERRKLYDQYGAEGLKFFENGAFGEDAAYIAKLMGSLKLIACTGFLILLIAILFPIFIVVKTKGAVDWSWAKVFSPAWIIMSLVIVFTAFLAILSKKLTFFIWAAHNLFIMTFMGLLVSKLDATTYTASSMLWSEVFIPIYALIVTSILQKYEIFSREHYEKRFSSPEHLDTCTNFGLGHPGFILRKLLRDLVASWFFVFLMLKLDHVVEWNWWINSIPVFFYIIFYLVLMALDNSSKMNNLSMDEDERASNESVNSFLYCIFIFLMIPVILFISLLAAHISADRFAIANVFIPIFIVLGLLTCAYCIFACCALAAAKGQGMEDFPGGSPTQNIASIINSRMLRPQKFLEAQHLPTTSTSVGVENV encoded by the exons atgaagttTGATACAACTAAATATTATCTACTTTTAGAACTACCAGTTGATTGTTCACAAGATGATATAAAAAGATCATACCGTGCCTTAGCGTTAAGATATCATCCAG atAGAAATCCAGATCCAACAGCAGCAGAAGCATTTAAAGAAATAGCAGAAGCATATGAAGTATTATCAGATCCAGAAAGAAGAAAATTGTATGATCAATATGGTGCAGAAGGTTTGAAGTTCTTTGAGAACGGAGCATTTGGTGAAGACGCAGCATATATTGCAAAGTTGATGGGatcattgaaattgataGCATGTACAGggtttttaatattattgatagCGATCCTTTTCCCAATATTCATAGTTGTCAAGACCAAAGGCGCCGTCGATTGGTCATGGGCAAAAGTATTTTCACCAGCATGGATCATCATGTCATTGGTTATAGTGTTTACAGCATTTTTGGCAATCCtttcaaagaaattaacATTTTTCATTTGGGCAGCACACAATCTATTCATTATGACATTCATGGGTTTATTAGTATCGAAATTGGACGCAACCACTTACACAGCTTCATCCATGTTATGGTCAGAGGTTTTCATACCAATCTATGCATTGATTGTAACAAGTATCCTACAGAAATATGAAATTTTCTCAAGAGAACACTATGAAAAACGTTTTTCATCACCAGAACATTTAGATACTTGTACAAATTTTGGTTTGGGTCATCCAGGTTTTATTTTACGTAAATTGTTGAGAGATTTAGTTGCAAGTTGGTTCTTTGTTTTCCTAATGTTAAAATTGGATCATGTAGTTGAATGGAATTGGTGGATAAATTCAATTCCTGTCTTTTTTTACATCATTTTCTATTTGGTTTTAATGGCATTAGATAATAGTTCAAAAATGAACAATTTATCAATGGATGAAGATGAAAGAGCCTCAAATGAAAGTGTTAATAGTTTCTTATAttgtattttcattttcttaaTGATTCCAGTTatcttatttatttctttattagcTGCTCATATCTCTGCTGATAGATTTGCAATTGCTAATGTATTCATTccaatttttattgttttagg TCTTTTAACTTGTGCATATTGTATTTTTGCATGTTGTGCTTTAGCTGCAGCAAAGGGACAAGGAATGGAAGATTTCCCAGGTGGTTCACCAACTCAAAATATCGCTTCAATCATTAACAGTAGAATGTTAAGACCACAAAAATTCTTGGAAGCTCAACACTTACCAACAACCAGTACCTCTGTTGGTGTAGaaaatgtttaa
- a CDS encoding hypothetical protein (Similar to Dictyostelium discoideum (Slime mold). Interaptin): protein MNKDQHEKIKHLEDENEDLKKRIKQKAQQFDNQADVLKVTQKTATELKNEKNKILSELKLVEEKFNNGQIEIKKLQEILKQTKTNHQKVCELIDQLKVEKGNLEKQHQKEMREFEDKTNKQIEIQTEKLEKLINETDKLRCDKSNLEVRIVHLENSNKENKSYLLQSNKEMGKMEIEIQQLQEQLTDSKEQESNQRSKIENKDIMIQQLRDKQQQYEKELRELQHQFNADNEKNQQIIDIQSEEISTSTLIMTELEEKLEFVSDKLKSEQEKLKESEILIMDLQIQVSDLQSTSDDDNERYQSLISEYQENLKSVSQLNKEINEKLKNERTESKSLIDKISKENNDYQILITEQDKDLKDLKSQLDTKSNNYSKLLDDLSLSKLNYNKLNLEFNNISNEYQIEKQQLSFDFNELKKKLDDQIERNSNQQSLLTQRINEIIDKQKEIDNLNSDLQSLNDKQSDSNDQINTITNENNDLKIKLENSILLISNHQDKLTTNKKELESLYSIIENLNSTHQDQLKEKENQIEQMKLDQSESLNKFQEKITTLNHTIVNINSEKDSLNCLINDYSEQINELNKINNQKNQENQQLLSSIREDCQTINQLKSTIKSLQDESNSLSTEIEAIKLQLNQLSTITIPEKDQELSNKERTIQEFQVKTQQLKQTIQQNQLTINQHLTTIDNQSVDINSLNEKLVQLNDESIKKQQSIHSLSLQVIELNKKLSEKDDQYNQSLESIDQLTSELQLKQDDLNRQQEQLQKNSIDIDQLFDKINLGKSNFDELNQRYQVEQNQLFNLKQDLQQSINLFNESKLYTTQLEKSIEQVKRVNEEQSNHQGELTILLDEERYKCQTLKMDLENSKQINQNQSDDLNFYNNQIEQLKQQLSESKELVQECKLSISQFEKTVIELQLEIKELSNEKQQYQETCQSLSLKLSKLNDQSNDQLEQIQQLQSSNSLDLQNSQNQISLLQDSLNETSDLKSQLQCQLNESNEIISKLELKIEENQNQLTEFELKIQSLSSQYNQDLQEQIEQSKMLIDEKQSCIQLQEMEIDKNNHKIQQLQQDLSTSDYKIQQLQIDLQIDKDEIIKLEETISQRNQSIKESLVKCNDLQDETSKLNDNLLQLNSTITDYQSQITESNENVQSLQNEKNQLQLELDQLKQRISEQHDDITLLNSIEFELNRKISNYQSDIKEYDNNIKVIQNEKNQLQLELDQLKQVLSDKQDGVSTLNSTLLELNKKINDYQMEINDSQSNYQELIDEKNQLQLEFDRLKQQLFEKQDEISTLKQDIQLFNSNKKNSDSSIDQLSNHVTELKSKNQQLLLDLSNELERNKLQNDMITQLKENVELEKQNSFENQSKSDDIKSKLDEMIQEFKEVTQNLQEKTNENSNLQCKLDQLEQEIKFEKESNTHLRKENDKDTLVIKQLEQSISQLEHLHSQQTENYLKERELIQQQHQDEKQSSIQSTHQLKSKFDEKQQQYDESLEKLSQSKQELNKLKQEFDLNILVIQKLQDDKQSQSDSNLQLKSNLEEQQLQNQESIEKISTLQQQVNHLQQQFNINTLEIQKLQDEKQLSIESIHQLKSKFDEKQQQYNESIEKSNDLQKQSDQLQQKLENSTNENQQLQEKISTIQLEQINNVQQDDSKDLIIKQLQQSLLDKDDELTTLFENYEQLIKKNKIDEKKIRTLESKLNSINSTVNHNLPIKKPLEEVSNSKINIISSSSPSKLEQLQTVSNQQSQQQKPTINKPPLQIKRKIDFNSQDNLKKTKPFQSTTTTTTTTTTTTTK from the exons ATGAATAAAGACCAACATGAAAAGATAAAACATCttgaagatgaaaatgaagatttaAAGAAACGAATAAAACAAAAAGCTCAACAATTTGATAATCAAGCTGATGTTTTAAAAGTTACTCAAAAAACAGCAACAGaattaaagaatgaaaaaaataaaattttatctgaa ttaaaATTAGTTGaagaaaaatttaataatggtcaaattgaaattaaaaaattacaagaaatattaaaacaaactAAAACGAATCATCAAAAAGTTTgtgaattaattgatcaattaaaagttgaaaaagGGAATTTGGAGAAACAACATCAAAAAGAGATGAGAGAATTTGaagataaaacaaataaacaaattgaaataCAAACAGAGAAATTAGAGAAACTTATAAATGAAACTGATAAATTAAGGTgtgataaatcaaatttagaaGTTAGGATAGTGCATTTAGAGAATTCCAATAAAGAGAATAAATCATATTTATTGCAATCTAATAAGGAGATGGGGAAAATGGAGATTGAAATCCAACAATTACAAGAACAATTAACTGATAGCAAAGAGCAAGAGTCCAATCAAAGGAGTAAGATTGAAAATAAGGATATCATGATACAACAATTACGAGATAAACAACAGCAATATGAAAAAGAGTTGAGAGAATTACAACATCAATTCAATGCAGATAATGAAAAGAATCAGCAAATCATTGATATCCAAAGCGAGGAGATATCAACATCCACTTTGATAATGACAGAGTTGGAGGAGAAACTTGAATTTGTAAGTGATAAACTAAAGAGTGAGCAAGAGAAACTTAAAGAatctgaaattttaattatggATTTACAAATCCAAGTATCGGATTTACAATCAACctctgatgatgataatgaacgTTACCAATCGTTAATCTCTGAATATCAAGAGAATCTGAAATCAGTGTCTCAATtgaataaagaaataaatgaaaaattaaagaatgaaaGAACCGAATCGAAATCATTGATTGATAAAATCTCAAAGGAGAATAAtgattatcaaattttaatcacTGAACAAGATAAAGAtctaaaagatttaaaatcacAACTTGACactaaatcaaataattattcaaaGTTATTAGATGATTTATcactttcaaaattaaattataataaattgaatttagaatttaataatatttcaaatgaatatcaaattgaaaaacaacaactctcttttgattttaatgaattaaaaaagaaattagatgATCAAATTGaaagaaattcaaatcaacaatcattattaacTCAAAGAATCAATGAAATCATTGATAAACAAAaggaaattgataatttaaattcagatttacaatcattaaatgataaacaaTCGGATTCCAATGACCAAATCAATACAATCACTAATGAAAACAATGATTTAAAGATTAAACTTGAAAACTCAATACTTTTAATCTCAAATCATCAAGATAAATTAAcaactaataaaaaagaacttgaatcattatattcaataattgagaatttaaattcaactcATCAAGATCAActaaaagagaaagagaatcAAATTGAACAAATGAAATTAGATCAATCTGaaagtttaaataaatttcaagAAAAGATTACAACTTTAAATCATAcaattgtaaatataaaCTCTGAAAAGGATTCACtaaattgtttaataaatgattattCTGAACAAATTAATgagttaaataaaataaataatcaaaagaatcaagagaatcaacaattattatcttcaattAGAGAGGATTGTCAAActattaatcaattaaaatcaactattaaatcattacaaGATGAAAGTAATTCTCTCTCAACAGAGATTGAAgcaataaaattacaattaaatcaattatcaaCTATTACTATACCTGAAAAAGACCAAGAACTATCAAATAAAGAGAGAACAATTCAAGAATTTCAAGTAAAAACTCAACAATTGAAACAAACcattcaacaaaatcaattaacaaTTAATCAACATTTAACTACAATAGATAATCAATCAGTtgatattaattcattaaatgaaaaacttgttcaattaaatgatgaatcgattaaaaaacaacaatctattcattctttatcattacaagtgattgaattaaataaaaaactttcaGAAAAGGATGACCAATATAATCAATCCCTGGAATCAATTGATCAACTAACTAGTGAATTACAATTGAAACAAGATGATCTCAATAGacaacaagaacaattacaaaaaaattcaattgatattgatCAACTGTTTGACAAGATTAATCTTGGTAAATCAAATTTCGATGAATTAAATCAACGTTATCAAGTTGAACAAAATCAACTCTTTAATTTGAAACAAGATTTACAACAATccataaatttatttaatgaatcaaAACTATATACAACTCAATTAGAGAAATCAATCGAACAAGTTAAACGAGTCAATGAGGAACAATCCAATCATCAAGGTGAACTCACAATTCTATTGGATGAAGAGAGATATAAATGTCAAACTTTGAAAATGGATTTAGAAAATTCCAaacaaatcaatcaaaatcaatCTGATGATTTAAACTTTTACAATAATCAAATAGAACAATTGAAACAACAATTATCTGAAAGTAAAGAATTGGTTCAAGAATGTAAACTTTCAATTTCACAATTTGAAAAGACTGTAATTGAATTACAATTGGAAATCAAggaattatcaaatgaaaaacaacaatatcaagaGACTTGCCAATCTCtctctttaaaattatccaAATTGAATGATCAATCCAATGATCAATTggaacaaattcaacaattacaatccTCAAATTCATTGGATCTTCAAAATtctcaaaatcaaatttcacTCTTACAAGATTCCCTAAATGAAACCTCTGATTTGAAATCACAATTACAATGTCAACTAAATGAATCCAATGAAATCATTTCAAAacttgaattaaaaattgaagaaaatcaaaatcaattaacagagtttgaattgaaaattcaatcattaaGCTCACAATATAATCAAGATTTACAAGAACAAATTGAACAATCTAAAATGTTGATAGATGAAAAACAATCTTGTATCCAATTACAAGAGATGGAAATCGATAAAAACAATCataaaattcaacaattacaacaggATCTTTCAACTAGTGATTATAAgatacaacaattacaaattgatttacaaattgataaagatgaaattattaaacttGAAGAAACAATTTCACAACGTAATCAATCAATAAAAGAATCATTAGTCAAGTGTAATGATCTTCAAGATGAAACCTCTAAATTGAATGATAACCTCTTACAATTGAATTCAACCATCACTGATTATCAATCACAAATCActgaatcaaatgaaaatgttCAAAGTTtacaaaatgaaaagaatcaattacaattggAATTGGATCAATTGAAACAAAGAATCTCTGAACAACATGATGATATcactttattaaattcaattgaatttgaattgaatAGAAAAATATCCAATTATCAATCAGATATTAAAGAATATGATAACAATATTAAAGTGAttcaaaatgaaaagaatcaattacaattggAATTAGATCAATTGAAACAGGTACTCTCTGATAAACAAGATGGTGTCTCTACATTGAATTCAACCTTATTGGAATTAAATAAGAAAATCAATGATTATCAAATGGAAATCAATGATTCTCAATCAAATTATCAAGAATTAATAGAtgaaaagaatcaattacaattggAATTTGATagattaaaacaacaactcTTTGAAAAACAAGATGAAATCTCAACATTAAAACAAgatattcaattatttaattcaaataaaaagaattctGATAGTTCAATCGATCAATTATCAAACCATGTAACAGAGTTAAAATCAAAGAATCAACAATTACTCTTGGATTTATCCAATGAATTGGAAAGAAATAAACTTCAAAATGATATGATCACTCAATTAAAGGAAAATGTTGAActtgaaaaacaaaattcatttgaaaatcaatcaaaatcTGATGATATTAAATCGAAACTCGATGAAATGATTCAAGAATTTAAAGAAGTAACTCAAAATTTACAAGAAAAAACTAATGAAAACTCTAACTTACAATGTAAATTGGATCAATTGGaacaagaaattaaatttgaaaaggaATCAAATACTCATTTGAGAAAAGAGAATGATAAAGATACTTTGGTAATTAAACAATTGGAACAATCAATTTCCCAACTTGAACATTTACATTCTCAACAAActgaaaattatttaaaagaaagagaattaattcaacaacaacatcaagaTGAAAAACAATCTTCAATTCAATCAACTCATCAATTGAAATCtaaatttgatgaaaaacaacaacaatacgaTGAATCACTTGAAAAACTTTCACAAtcaaaacaagaattaaataaattaaaacaagaatttgatttaaatatattggtGATTCAAAAATTACAAGATGATAAACAATCACAATCCGAttcaaatttacaattaaaatcaaatttggaggaacaacaattacaaaatcaagaatccattgaaaaaatttcaacattacaacaacaagtcaatcatttacaacaacaattcaaTATAAACACTTTGGAGATTCAAAAATTACAAgatgaaaaacaattatcTATCGAATCCattcatcaattgaaatctaaatttgatgaaaaacaacaacaatacaaTGAATCCATTGAGAAATCAAATGATCTCCAAAAACAATCCgatcaattacaacaaaaacTCGAAAATTCAACCAATGAAAACCAACAATTACAAGAGAAAATCTCAACTATTCAATTGGAACAAATCAATAATGTTCAACAAGATGACTCAAAAGATCTAATAATcaaacaacttcaacaatcTCTCTTGGATAAAGACGATGAATTAACAAcactttttgaaaattatgaacaattaattaaaaagaataaaatcgATGAGAAAAAGATTAGAACTTTggaatcaaaattaaatagtatTAACAGTACTGTTAATCATAATTTACCTATTAAGAAACCATTAGAAGAAGTTAGTAatagtaaaattaatataatttcatcttcatcacctTCAAAATTAGAACAATTGCAAACAGTTTCAaatcaacaatcacaacaacaaaaaccaaCTATTAACAAACCACCACTccaaattaaaagaaaaattgattttaattctcaagataatttaaaaaaaactaaaccaTTTCaatcaactacaactacaactacaactacaacaactacaacaacaaaataa